A region of Nocardioides alkalitolerans DNA encodes the following proteins:
- a CDS encoding CDGSH iron-sulfur domain-containing protein — MTGPRSTDPVRVRLCPGGPLLVRGAQEVLDADGVAHPVERPVVAVCACGATGRAPWCDGTHARIKPRG, encoded by the coding sequence GTGACCGGCCCGCGCTCGACGGACCCGGTGCGGGTGCGCCTGTGCCCGGGCGGTCCGCTGCTCGTCCGTGGCGCCCAGGAGGTGCTCGACGCGGACGGCGTCGCGCACCCCGTGGAGCGTCCCGTGGTGGCGGTCTGCGCGTGCGGTGCGACCGGGCGGGCGCCGTGGTGCGACGGCACCCACGCCCGGATCAAGCCGCGGGGATGA
- a CDS encoding alcohol dehydrogenase catalytic domain-containing protein encodes MKAVTWHGPQDMRYEEVPDARIEEPTDVLVRITSTGLCGSDLHLYGPLSPFMTAGDIVGHEPMGVVEEVGSAVSSLAVGDRVVVPFNVSCQECWTCRQGLNSQCETTQNRDQGTGASLFGYSQLYGSVPGGQAELLRVPFGDTLPVKVPHGPSDDRFLFLSDVLPTAWQGVEYAGVGEGDSLVVLGAGPIGAMAARIAHHRGVRVIVVDPEQDRRDRVAARGIEVLSSEPRDELGDLVRDLTGGRGPDAVLDAVGMESHDTPAAGLAQKAAGLLPDVLAQPLMKKAGVDRLGALTSAIDLVRRGGTISISGVYGGAADPLPMVTLFDKQLQLRMGQANVRSWTDEILPLLEQDDDPLGTDEFATHHLPLSEAPEAYRAFRDKAPGMVKVVFQP; translated from the coding sequence ATGAAGGCAGTCACCTGGCACGGCCCGCAGGACATGCGCTACGAGGAGGTCCCCGACGCGCGCATCGAGGAACCCACCGACGTGCTCGTGCGGATCACCTCTACCGGCCTGTGCGGTTCCGACCTCCACCTCTACGGCCCGCTGTCCCCGTTCATGACCGCGGGCGACATCGTGGGCCACGAGCCCATGGGGGTGGTCGAGGAGGTCGGCTCCGCGGTGTCGTCGCTCGCCGTCGGCGACCGCGTCGTCGTGCCGTTCAACGTCAGCTGCCAGGAGTGCTGGACCTGCCGCCAGGGCCTGAACAGCCAGTGCGAGACGACGCAGAACCGCGACCAGGGCACCGGGGCGAGCCTCTTCGGCTACAGCCAGCTCTACGGCAGTGTGCCCGGCGGGCAGGCCGAGCTGCTCCGCGTGCCCTTCGGCGACACGCTGCCGGTGAAGGTCCCGCACGGCCCGTCCGACGACCGCTTCCTCTTCCTCAGCGACGTGCTCCCCACGGCCTGGCAGGGCGTGGAGTACGCCGGCGTCGGCGAGGGCGACTCCCTCGTCGTCCTGGGCGCCGGACCCATCGGCGCCATGGCCGCCCGGATCGCGCACCACCGCGGCGTACGCGTCATCGTCGTCGACCCCGAGCAGGACCGTCGGGACCGCGTCGCGGCGCGCGGCATCGAGGTGCTGTCCTCCGAGCCGCGCGACGAGCTCGGCGACCTCGTGCGCGACCTAACGGGCGGGCGCGGGCCCGACGCCGTCCTCGACGCCGTCGGCATGGAGTCGCACGACACCCCGGCCGCCGGACTGGCCCAGAAGGCCGCCGGTCTCCTGCCCGACGTCCTCGCCCAGCCCCTCATGAAGAAGGCGGGCGTCGACCGGCTGGGGGCGCTGACCTCGGCGATCGACCTGGTACGCCGCGGCGGCACCATCTCGATCTCGGGGGTGTACGGCGGCGCCGCCGACCCGCTGCCGATGGTCACCCTGTTCGACAAGCAGCTCCAGCTGCGGATGGGCCAGGCCAACGTGCGCTCCTGGACCGACGAGATCCTGCCGCTGCTCGAGCAGGACGACGACCCGCTCGGCACCGACGAGTTCGCCACGCACCACCTGCCGCTGTCGGAGGCCCCGGAGGCCTACCGGGCGTTCCGCGACAAGGCGCCCGGGATGGTGAAGGTGGTCTTCCAGCCGTGA
- a CDS encoding DUF456 domain-containing protein — protein sequence MTSTDAIVALLLLVGIFGIVVPILPGTLLIGSTLLVWAILTGGAAWWWFAAIVVVLLVGTVVQYAVPGKRLKAAGIPTRTLLLGGVLGVVGFFVVPVVGLVIGFVLGVYLAETARVGREEAWPSTVHALKAVGLSMAIEATAAVVASSIWVVAAFRL from the coding sequence GTGACCTCGACCGACGCCATCGTGGCCCTGCTGCTCCTCGTCGGGATCTTCGGCATCGTCGTGCCGATCCTGCCCGGCACCCTCCTCATCGGCAGCACGCTCCTGGTGTGGGCGATCCTGACCGGTGGTGCCGCCTGGTGGTGGTTCGCGGCCATCGTGGTGGTGCTGCTCGTCGGCACGGTGGTGCAGTACGCCGTGCCCGGCAAGCGCCTCAAGGCCGCCGGCATCCCCACCCGCACGCTGCTCCTCGGCGGCGTGCTGGGCGTGGTCGGCTTCTTCGTGGTGCCGGTGGTCGGTCTCGTGATCGGCTTCGTGCTCGGCGTCTACCTCGCGGAGACCGCCCGGGTCGGTCGCGAGGAGGCCTGGCCCTCCACGGTCCACGCCCTCAAGGCCGTCGGCCTCAGCATGGCCATCGAGGCCACCGCCGCCGTCGTCGCGAGCAGCATCTGGGTCGTCGCCGCCTTCCGGCTCTGA
- a CDS encoding GAF and ANTAR domain-containing protein yields the protein MRAADGPLEIADFLARVAAELAAAPDEVELTRCAARRATELVHGDGSAVVARRRRGRLETIAATDGVARRDEALQRELGAGPTLTAVQDPDGLLVEDAAHDRRWPGWGGRPEAGGPRSLVCVQLMPTGLHDRHEPLGVLAVHALRPGAFGREDLEVLLLLAVHVSAAWAALRRTVTLAEAAESRHLIGVAQGMLAASGRVPLDASFALLQRWARGGNVRVRDLAERIVAAGGVPHDVDLPDGP from the coding sequence GTGAGAGCGGCGGACGGTCCGCTCGAGATCGCGGACTTCCTCGCCCGGGTCGCCGCCGAGCTGGCGGCCGCCCCCGACGAGGTCGAGCTGACGCGGTGCGCCGCGCGCCGCGCGACCGAGCTCGTGCACGGCGACGGCTCGGCCGTCGTCGCGCGTCGTCGTCGGGGCCGGCTCGAGACGATCGCCGCCACCGACGGGGTCGCCCGCCGCGACGAGGCGCTCCAGCGCGAGCTGGGCGCCGGTCCCACGCTGACGGCCGTGCAGGACCCCGACGGCCTCCTCGTCGAGGACGCCGCCCACGACCGGCGTTGGCCCGGCTGGGGCGGGCGTCCCGAGGCGGGCGGACCGCGGTCGCTGGTGTGCGTCCAGCTGATGCCGACGGGCCTCCACGACCGGCACGAACCGCTCGGGGTGCTGGCGGTCCACGCCCTGCGGCCGGGCGCGTTCGGGCGCGAGGACCTGGAGGTCCTGCTCCTCCTCGCCGTGCACGTGTCGGCGGCGTGGGCCGCGCTGCGCCGCACGGTCACGCTCGCCGAGGCTGCGGAGTCGCGCCACCTGATCGGGGTGGCGCAGGGGATGCTCGCCGCGTCGGGACGCGTGCCGCTGGATGCGTCGTTCGCGCTGCTCCAGCGCTGGGCGCGCGGGGGCAACGTGCGGGTGCGCGACCTGGCCGAGCGGATCGTGGCCGCCGGGGGAGTGCCCCACGACGTGGACCTGCCCGACGGCCCCTGA
- a CDS encoding RNA polymerase sigma factor, whose translation MFVASITRKKLPAEVLAHPAVTALVEQGSAAGVVSPEAVRQASEDAAIEPAHLKALLAHLSSHGITVELSAAGTRAVAASTARKTTSAAAKKAAAKKPAATKAAPAKTAAKAAPAADEPEDAVDEAELEEVDLGDLDTGDDAAQAPVEIGPDGKKVLPDIPDDQFEKDVAADPTIKQDEKEASFVVSAADDTDEPEQQVMVAGATADPVKDYLKQIGKVPLLNAEMEVELAKRIEAGLFAEEKLAKGGKITPKVLEELEWISDDGRRAKNHLLEANLRLVVSLAKRYTGRGMLFLDLIQEGNLGLIRAVEKFDYTKGYKFSTYATWWIRQAITRAMADQARTIRIPVHMVEVINKLARVQRQMLQDLGREPTPEELAKELDMTPEKVVEVQKYGREPISLHTPLGEDGDSEFGDLIEDSEAIVPADAVSFTLLQEQLHAVLDTLSEREAGVVSMRFGLTDGQPKTLDEIGKVYGVTRERIRQIESKTMSKLRHPSRSQVLRDYLD comes from the coding sequence GTGTTCGTGGCTTCGATCACGCGCAAGAAGCTCCCCGCAGAGGTGCTCGCCCACCCCGCCGTGACCGCACTGGTCGAGCAGGGGTCCGCCGCGGGGGTGGTCTCCCCCGAGGCCGTCCGACAGGCGAGCGAGGACGCGGCGATCGAGCCGGCGCACCTCAAGGCGCTGCTGGCCCACCTGAGCAGCCACGGGATCACCGTGGAGCTCTCGGCCGCCGGCACCCGTGCCGTCGCGGCGTCGACCGCCCGCAAGACCACGAGCGCCGCGGCGAAGAAGGCGGCGGCCAAGAAGCCGGCCGCCACGAAGGCCGCGCCGGCGAAGACGGCCGCGAAGGCGGCACCCGCCGCCGACGAGCCCGAGGACGCCGTGGACGAGGCGGAGCTCGAGGAGGTCGACCTCGGCGACCTCGACACGGGCGACGACGCGGCGCAGGCGCCGGTGGAGATCGGCCCCGACGGCAAGAAGGTCCTGCCCGACATCCCGGACGACCAGTTCGAGAAGGACGTCGCGGCGGACCCCACGATCAAGCAGGACGAGAAGGAGGCGTCGTTCGTCGTCTCCGCGGCCGACGACACCGACGAGCCCGAGCAGCAGGTCATGGTCGCGGGCGCCACGGCGGACCCGGTCAAGGACTACCTGAAGCAGATCGGCAAGGTCCCCCTCCTCAACGCGGAGATGGAGGTCGAGCTCGCCAAGCGCATCGAGGCCGGCCTCTTCGCGGAGGAGAAGCTCGCCAAGGGCGGCAAGATCACGCCCAAGGTGCTCGAGGAGCTCGAGTGGATCTCCGACGACGGTCGTCGCGCGAAGAACCACCTGCTGGAGGCCAACCTGCGCCTCGTCGTCTCGCTCGCGAAGCGCTACACGGGTCGCGGCATGCTCTTCCTCGACCTCATCCAGGAGGGCAACCTCGGTCTGATCCGTGCGGTCGAGAAGTTCGACTACACGAAGGGCTACAAGTTCTCGACGTACGCGACGTGGTGGATCCGCCAGGCCATCACCCGCGCGATGGCCGACCAGGCGCGCACCATCCGCATCCCGGTCCACATGGTCGAGGTCATCAACAAGCTCGCCCGCGTCCAGCGCCAGATGCTGCAGGACCTCGGCCGGGAGCCGACGCCCGAGGAGCTCGCCAAGGAGCTCGACATGACGCCCGAGAAGGTCGTCGAGGTGCAGAAGTACGGCCGCGAGCCCATCTCGCTGCACACGCCCCTCGGCGAGGACGGCGACTCCGAGTTCGGTGACCTCATCGAGGACTCCGAGGCGATCGTCCCGGCCGACGCGGTGTCGTTCACGCTCCTGCAGGAGCAGCTCCACGCAGTGCTCGACACCCTGTCGGAGCGCGAGGCCGGCGTCGTGTCGATGCGGTTCGGCCTCACCGACGGCCAGCCGAAGACGCTCGACGAGATCGGCAAGGTCTACGGCGTGACGCGTGAGCGCATCCGCCAGATCGAGTCGAAGACGATGAGCAAGCTGCGGCACCCGTCGCGCTCGCAGGTGCTGCGGGACTACTTGGACTGA
- a CDS encoding DUF421 domain-containing protein, with amino-acid sequence MDIVLRAAVVFVFLWLVTRAVGRTTLGELSTFQLVLFVTMGDLAQQGVTQQDYSMTGVVLAIGTFASLTVLLSWLTYRWPQRLVWFRGAPVVVVRDGEPVAAALRHHRLSVPDLVAAARQNGVRHLADVEVAVLEADGRISFFTQEPATPTDP; translated from the coding sequence ATGGACATCGTGCTGCGCGCCGCCGTCGTCTTCGTGTTCCTCTGGCTCGTCACCCGCGCCGTCGGGCGCACCACGCTGGGCGAGCTCTCCACCTTCCAGCTCGTGCTGTTCGTGACCATGGGCGACCTCGCCCAGCAGGGCGTCACACAGCAGGACTACTCGATGACCGGCGTGGTGCTGGCCATCGGCACGTTCGCGTCGCTGACGGTGCTGCTCTCCTGGCTCACCTACCGCTGGCCGCAGCGCCTCGTCTGGTTCCGCGGCGCGCCGGTCGTCGTCGTGCGCGACGGCGAGCCCGTCGCCGCCGCGCTGCGGCACCACCGGCTCTCCGTGCCCGACCTCGTCGCCGCCGCCCGGCAGAACGGTGTCCGCCACCTCGCCGACGTCGAGGTCGCCGTGCTCGAGGCGGACGGCAGGATCTCGTTCTTCACCCAGGAGCCCGCGACGCCGACCGATCCCTGA
- a CDS encoding class I SAM-dependent methyltransferase: MTDDLGRPVGLPTTRPGGSVPLLPQVPREEPDADGVRTTDFEGLAIRWDPRVLEPRPWTAAQSTWAAKIAGQAPLGPLLELCAGAGHIGLLAARLARRDLVQVDADPVACDYARHNAAAAGITTEVRCGDLREAVRGERYPVVVADPPWVPSHDVGTFPLDPVTAIDGGPEGIDLALACLDVAADVLLPGGSVVIQVGGVHHLPGLNQHPAVLDGRLVFAEAREFERGLLAHLTAAD; the protein is encoded by the coding sequence GTGACCGACGACCTCGGCCGCCCTGTCGGCCTGCCCACCACCCGCCCCGGCGGCAGCGTGCCGCTGCTCCCCCAGGTCCCCCGTGAGGAGCCCGACGCGGACGGCGTCCGGACGACGGACTTCGAGGGCCTGGCCATCCGGTGGGACCCCCGCGTGCTGGAGCCGCGCCCGTGGACGGCGGCGCAGTCGACGTGGGCGGCGAAGATCGCCGGCCAGGCGCCGCTCGGTCCGCTGCTCGAGCTGTGCGCCGGCGCCGGTCACATCGGGCTCCTCGCCGCACGGCTGGCGCGACGGGACCTGGTGCAGGTGGACGCCGACCCGGTCGCCTGCGACTACGCGCGGCACAACGCCGCGGCGGCCGGCATCACCACCGAGGTGCGCTGCGGCGACCTGCGGGAGGCGGTGCGCGGGGAGCGGTACCCCGTCGTCGTCGCCGACCCGCCGTGGGTGCCCAGCCACGACGTCGGCACCTTCCCGCTCGACCCCGTCACCGCCATCGACGGCGGCCCCGAGGGCATCGACCTCGCGCTGGCCTGCCTCGACGTCGCGGCCGACGTGCTCCTCCCGGGCGGCAGCGTCGTGATCCAGGTCGGCGGCGTCCACCACCTGCCGGGCCTGAACCAGCACCCGGCGGTGCTCGACGGCCGGCTCGTCTTCGCGGAGGCCCGCGAGTTCGAGCGAGGGCTCCTCGCCCATCTCACCGCGGCGGACTGA
- a CDS encoding iron-containing redox enzyme family protein: MQLPRPRGPVSAAVVGALRGGPFDATAAVAATTAANLREADVQLALWTAYEVGYRGFDDADPDAERDLRVLTWRKAAEDLLEQDLRARTAPMVDEARAAGRSVPDRIAALVREAPGAPLTRHLQKHATREQFQTYLADRSIYHLKETDPQVRVLGWIDGPAKVAHAELLYDEYGGGRPERLHSHLFAEAMRAAGLDATYGAHVDTVDAPTLLSNNVMALFGSQRRLRGAALGHLAAFEATSTDPCRRIAAGAERVGFPEAVAAYFHEHVEADAVHEQVVLGDICGTAVAADPAIEDDVLLGAATCLLVDAEAAQALHDRLVTEQRPAPVLCVVDTERAAS; encoded by the coding sequence ATGCAGCTGCCTCGTCCCCGTGGACCCGTGAGCGCCGCCGTGGTCGGCGCCCTCCGCGGCGGCCCGTTCGACGCGACGGCCGCCGTCGCCGCGACGACCGCCGCGAACCTCCGGGAGGCGGACGTCCAGCTGGCGCTGTGGACGGCGTACGAGGTGGGCTACCGCGGCTTCGACGACGCCGATCCCGACGCCGAGCGCGACCTGCGGGTGCTGACGTGGCGCAAGGCCGCCGAGGACCTCCTCGAGCAGGACCTCCGCGCCCGCACCGCCCCGATGGTCGACGAGGCACGCGCAGCGGGCCGCTCGGTCCCGGACCGCATCGCCGCCCTCGTGCGCGAGGCCCCGGGCGCGCCCCTGACCCGCCACCTCCAGAAGCACGCGACACGGGAGCAGTTCCAGACCTACCTGGCCGACCGCAGCATCTACCACCTGAAGGAGACCGACCCCCAGGTGCGGGTGCTCGGCTGGATCGACGGGCCGGCGAAGGTCGCGCACGCCGAGCTGCTCTACGACGAGTACGGCGGGGGTCGGCCCGAGCGGCTGCACTCCCACCTCTTCGCCGAGGCGATGCGCGCGGCCGGGCTGGACGCGACGTACGGCGCCCACGTCGACACCGTCGACGCCCCCACCCTGCTGTCCAACAACGTGATGGCGCTCTTCGGGTCGCAGCGACGCCTGCGCGGGGCGGCGCTCGGGCACCTGGCGGCCTTCGAGGCGACGAGCACCGACCCGTGCCGACGCATCGCGGCAGGGGCCGAGCGGGTCGGGTTCCCCGAGGCCGTGGCGGCCTACTTCCATGAGCACGTGGAGGCCGACGCCGTCCACGAGCAGGTCGTGCTGGGGGACATCTGCGGCACGGCGGTGGCGGCGGACCCGGCCATCGAGGACGACGTGCTCCTCGGCGCCGCGACCTGCCTCCTCGTCGACGCCGAGGCGGCGCAGGCACTCCACGACCGGCTGGTGACCGAGCAACGTCCGGCGCCCGTGCTCTGCGTCGTCGACACCGAGCGGGCAGCGTCGTGA
- a CDS encoding cysteine hydrolase, which yields MADTTTALLVIDLQEGYFSAPELAAIRDRVVAGSLAAVTAARAAGALVVEVRTVHSEDPTTWALNMREDECPFMIRGTDDVHPVGELATVRPDAPDGDWVVVEKTRDSAFHGTDLLDLLRSRGVERVALVGISTESCVAATAADAYAHDLRVVLVEDAVLTPDEDRHRTSLEHLEDLYRQPALPLSAITFGAPRGGDGSP from the coding sequence ATGGCCGACACCACGACGGCCCTCCTGGTCATCGACCTGCAGGAGGGCTACTTCTCCGCTCCCGAGCTCGCCGCCATCCGCGACCGCGTGGTCGCGGGCAGCCTCGCGGCGGTGACCGCCGCCCGCGCGGCCGGGGCGCTCGTGGTCGAGGTCCGCACCGTGCACTCCGAGGACCCCACCACGTGGGCGCTCAACATGCGTGAGGACGAGTGCCCGTTCATGATCCGCGGCACCGACGACGTGCACCCGGTCGGCGAGCTCGCCACGGTGCGTCCCGACGCTCCCGACGGCGACTGGGTCGTCGTCGAGAAGACGCGGGACAGCGCCTTCCACGGCACGGACCTGCTCGACCTGCTCCGGTCCCGGGGCGTCGAGCGCGTCGCGCTGGTGGGCATCTCGACCGAGTCGTGCGTGGCGGCGACCGCGGCGGACGCCTACGCGCACGACCTCCGGGTGGTGCTCGTGGAGGATGCCGTGCTGACCCCGGACGAGGACCGCCACCGCACCAGCCTCGAGCACCTCGAGGACCTCTACCGGCAGCCCGCGCTGCCGTTGTCGGCGATCACCTTCGGCGCCCCGCGCGGCGGAGACGGGTCGCCGTGA
- a CDS encoding SDR family oxidoreductase, which translates to MADALPETFPAQRQDPPGLTAAMDPVPDHGEDTYVGHGRLEGRVALITGGDSGIGRAVALAYAREGADVAFTHLPEEQPDADETARLVEEAGRRVLPLAVDLRDSETCRAVVERTVEELARLDVLVNNAGYQMARGGGIAELDDEHLDRTLKTNLYALFWTVRAAVPHLRASRGCVINNASIQAYEPSTSLVDYAATKAAINNATVNLAAELGPDGIRVNAVAPGPIWTPLQPATQPAEKIEQLGSDTPLGRAGQPAEVAPAFVFLASPRDASYVSGTVLGVTGGKPVF; encoded by the coding sequence ATGGCCGACGCCCTACCCGAGACCTTCCCGGCGCAGCGCCAGGACCCGCCCGGGCTGACCGCCGCGATGGACCCGGTCCCCGACCACGGCGAGGACACCTACGTGGGCCACGGACGGTTGGAGGGGCGCGTCGCCCTCATCACCGGCGGCGACTCCGGCATCGGCCGCGCGGTCGCGCTGGCCTACGCCCGGGAGGGGGCCGACGTCGCCTTCACCCACCTCCCCGAGGAGCAGCCCGACGCCGACGAGACCGCGCGGCTGGTGGAGGAGGCAGGCCGGCGGGTGCTGCCCCTGGCGGTGGACCTGCGCGACTCGGAGACCTGCCGGGCCGTCGTCGAGCGGACGGTCGAGGAGCTCGCCCGTCTCGACGTGCTGGTCAACAACGCCGGCTACCAGATGGCCCGGGGCGGCGGCATCGCCGAGCTCGACGACGAGCACCTCGACCGCACCCTGAAGACCAACCTCTACGCCCTCTTCTGGACGGTGCGGGCGGCCGTGCCGCACCTCAGGGCGAGCCGCGGTTGCGTCATCAACAACGCGTCCATCCAGGCCTACGAGCCGTCGACCAGCCTGGTGGACTACGCAGCGACCAAGGCGGCCATCAACAACGCGACCGTCAACCTGGCGGCCGAGCTCGGTCCCGACGGGATCCGCGTCAACGCGGTCGCGCCGGGGCCGATCTGGACGCCGCTGCAGCCCGCCACCCAGCCGGCCGAGAAGATCGAGCAGCTCGGCTCCGACACGCCCCTGGGACGCGCGGGCCAGCCCGCCGAGGTCGCACCGGCCTTCGTCTTCCTCGCCTCGCCCCGCGACGCGTCGTACGTGTCCGGGACGGTGCTGGGCGTGACCGGGGGCAAGCCGGTCTTCTGA
- a CDS encoding carbonic anhydrase, protein MSDFDDLLDANRVFADDFSLSGFDGIAHAGVAIVTCMDSRIDPLAMLGLKAGDAKIFRNPGGRVTPQALEALVLAVHLLNVDRVLVVPHTRCAVASNTEAELRAKVTESAGVDAAWQGFPVVTDQRATLTEDVHKVTSHPLVPASVKVGGFVYDVDTGLLEQVV, encoded by the coding sequence GTGAGCGATTTCGACGACCTCCTCGACGCCAACCGTGTATTCGCCGATGACTTCAGCCTGAGCGGGTTCGACGGCATCGCCCACGCGGGCGTCGCCATCGTGACCTGCATGGACAGCCGGATCGACCCCCTCGCCATGCTCGGCCTCAAGGCGGGTGACGCGAAGATCTTCCGCAACCCGGGCGGCCGGGTCACGCCCCAGGCCCTCGAGGCCCTCGTGCTGGCCGTGCACCTGCTCAACGTCGACCGCGTGCTGGTCGTCCCCCACACCCGCTGCGCCGTGGCCTCCAACACCGAGGCCGAGCTGCGCGCGAAGGTGACCGAGTCCGCCGGGGTCGACGCCGCGTGGCAGGGCTTCCCCGTCGTCACCGACCAGCGGGCGACGCTGACCGAGGACGTCCACAAGGTCACGTCGCACCCGCTCGTGCCGGCCTCGGTCAAGGTCGGCGGCTTCGTCTACGACGTCGACACCGGCCTGCTCGAGCAGGTCGTCTGA
- a CDS encoding DNA topoisomerase IV subunit B — translation MATIDTTYNAANLLVLEGLEAVRKRPGMYIGSTDTRGLMHCLWEIIDNGVDEALGGHASAIEVVLHPDGSVEVHDDGRGIPVDVEPRTGLPGVEVVYTKLHAGGKFGGGSYAASGGLHGVGASVVNALSTRLDVDIDRPPARQGMSFRRGVPGVFDGDGPGVEFEPRSGLTRKGPRVTATSGTGTRVRFWPDRQIFTSDATFVFDDLVTRARQTAYIVPGLEISVRDLRGEEPREEVFRYDGGIAEYVAFLAHDEPVTDVLRLQGSGRFTETVPVLDERGHMTPQEVERELVVDVAARWGHGYETELRSYVNVIATPKGGTHVQGFERAAVDVFKDVMRSSKVLKNNDDDPIKDDVLEGLTAVVTVGLAEPQFEGQTKEILGTPAARSVVNKVVAGELRAFLTSTKREEKAQARLVMEKVAGATKTRLAARQHKETQRRKNALESSALPAKLADCRSGDTERSELFIVEGDSALGTAKLARNSEFQALLPIRGKILNVQKASVADMLKNAECASIIQVVGAGSGRTFDLDAVRYGRIIFMADADSDGAHIRCLLATLFFRYMPGLIESGRVFSAVPPLHRIELSNPRKGQDKYVYTYSDAELQRRLAELKKRNQKWRDPVQRYKGLGEMDADQLAETTMDPRRRTLRRLTVDDAAMAGEVFELLMGSDVAPRKEFIVAGSYSIDREAIDA, via the coding sequence ATCGCCACCATCGACACGACCTACAACGCCGCGAACCTCCTGGTCCTCGAGGGCCTCGAGGCCGTGCGCAAACGGCCGGGGATGTACATCGGGTCGACCGACACGCGCGGCCTCATGCACTGCCTGTGGGAGATCATCGACAACGGCGTGGACGAGGCCCTCGGTGGCCACGCGAGCGCCATCGAGGTGGTGCTGCACCCCGACGGGTCCGTCGAGGTCCACGACGACGGCCGCGGCATCCCGGTCGACGTCGAGCCGCGCACCGGCCTGCCGGGCGTCGAGGTCGTCTACACCAAGCTCCACGCGGGCGGGAAGTTCGGCGGCGGTTCCTACGCGGCGTCGGGCGGCCTCCACGGGGTCGGCGCCTCCGTCGTCAACGCGCTGTCGACCCGGCTCGACGTCGACATCGACCGCCCCCCGGCCCGCCAGGGGATGTCGTTCCGCCGCGGTGTCCCCGGCGTCTTCGACGGCGACGGTCCGGGTGTCGAGTTCGAGCCGCGCTCCGGACTGACCCGCAAGGGCCCCCGCGTCACGGCCACGTCGGGCACGGGCACCCGCGTGCGGTTCTGGCCCGACCGGCAGATCTTCACCAGCGACGCCACCTTCGTCTTCGACGACCTCGTCACGCGGGCCCGGCAGACGGCCTACATCGTGCCGGGCCTCGAGATCAGCGTCCGCGACCTCCGGGGGGAGGAGCCGCGCGAGGAGGTCTTCCGCTACGACGGGGGCATCGCGGAGTACGTCGCGTTCCTCGCCCACGACGAGCCGGTGACCGACGTGCTGCGCCTCCAGGGGTCGGGCCGGTTCACGGAGACGGTGCCGGTGCTGGACGAGCGGGGGCACATGACGCCCCAGGAGGTCGAGCGCGAGCTCGTCGTCGACGTCGCCGCCCGGTGGGGTCACGGCTACGAGACCGAGCTGCGGTCCTACGTCAACGTCATCGCCACGCCCAAGGGCGGCACCCACGTGCAGGGCTTCGAGCGCGCCGCGGTCGACGTCTTCAAGGACGTCATGCGCTCCAGCAAGGTGCTGAAGAACAACGACGACGACCCGATCAAGGACGACGTGCTGGAGGGCCTGACCGCCGTCGTGACGGTCGGTCTCGCCGAGCCCCAGTTCGAGGGGCAGACGAAGGAGATCCTCGGCACGCCGGCGGCCCGTTCGGTGGTCAACAAGGTCGTGGCCGGCGAGCTCCGCGCGTTCCTCACGAGCACCAAGCGCGAGGAGAAGGCACAGGCCCGCCTGGTCATGGAGAAGGTGGCCGGGGCGACGAAGACGCGGCTCGCGGCCCGCCAGCACAAGGAGACCCAGCGCCGCAAGAACGCCCTCGAGTCGTCCGCGCTGCCCGCCAAGCTGGCCGACTGCCGCTCGGGCGACACCGAGCGCAGCGAGCTGTTCATCGTGGAGGGTGACTCCGCGCTCGGCACGGCCAAGCTCGCCCGCAACTCGGAGTTCCAGGCGCTGCTGCCCATCCGGGGCAAGATCCTCAACGTGCAGAAGGCCTCGGTGGCCGACATGCTGAAGAACGCCGAGTGCGCCTCGATCATCCAGGTCGTCGGCGCCGGCAGCGGACGCACGTTCGACCTCGACGCGGTGCGGTACGGCCGGATCATCTTCATGGCCGACGCCGACTCCGACGGTGCGCACATCCGGTGCCTGCTCGCGACGCTGTTCTTCCGGTACATGCCGGGGCTCATCGAGTCCGGCCGGGTGTTCTCCGCCGTGCCGCCGCTGCACCGCATCGAGCTCTCCAACCCCCGCAAGGGCCAGGACAAGTACGTCTACACGTACTCCGACGCCGAGCTGCAGCGGAGGCTCGCCGAGCTGAAGAAGCGCAACCAGAAGTGGCGCGACCCCGTGCAGCGCTACAAGGGCCTCGGCGAGATGGATGCCGACCAACTGGCGGAGACGACGATGGATCCCCGGCGCCGTACGCTCCGGCGGCTCACCGTCGACGACGCCGCGATGGCCGGTGAGGTGTTCGAGCTGCTCATGGGCTCCGACGTCGCGCCCCGCAAGGAGTTCATCGTGGCGGGCAGCTACAGCATCGACCGCGAGGCCATCGACGCGTAG